In Phragmites australis chromosome 17, lpPhrAust1.1, whole genome shotgun sequence, the following are encoded in one genomic region:
- the LOC133897784 gene encoding uncharacterized protein LOC133897784, which yields MRGRLDLLPRLLLRRHIHRRSKPSSPPPPNPPRPPQKPEPVSIHGETWHDSYAWMGALSDAAAMRHMDIHMEAEEKYAEACLAACGADRLARKLQLEMASRLASDACTPPVRWGPWLYYRRTDEGKQYPVLCRRSAALHSEFVSYSDPSAGFDFTAGKRIEQKLVDYNKEAERFGGYSYEELSEVSPDHRFIAYTMYDKDKDSFTLMVRDLVTGTFCDKPRADRVSNISWAMDGKALVYVVTNEDRRPYRLFCSIIGSNQDDILMLEEPDENIFLNIRHTKDFWFITLNVFSDTHSRVYLIKASDPLSPMTLVWEGESQVHCIVEHHRGHLYLFTDAAREGVHVDSHYLMQSDVESPGPKSWKDVFLEEPGVILEDVDFCDTHMVLTLRQGRELRLCSVNLTLPENIKVPARLSDFHPFDLPLPNDVCQILSGPNYDYYSSTMRFTISSPVMPDAVVDYNLLNGKWQIVQQQNMLHERTKALYGTAFAATMGVPSSDRAGFSSEDLGDCAWNELSEYYACEYYDVPSKDGVLVPLTVVYSRKHKQEGNPGLLHGHGAYGEILDKRWRSELKSLLDRGWVIAYADVRGGGGYGKKWHQDGSRTKKMNSVYDFVSCGEFLLEKGIIQENKLAGWGCSAGGLLVASAINTHPDLFRAAVLKVPFLDVCNTLLHPILPLTAIDYEEFGFPVDHEEFLAIRKFSPYDNIQKDAAYPAVFVTSSFNTRFGVWEAAKWVAKVRESTQYDPERPVILNLTTDVVEESKYLQTKELALETAFLIRMVNNV from the exons ATGCGCGGCCGTCTCGACCTCCTCCCGCGCCTCCTGCTTCGCCGCCACATCCACCGCCGCTCCAAACCCTCGTCCCCGCCGCCCCCCAacccgccgcgcccgccgcaGAAGCCCGAGCCCGTCTCCATCCACGGGGAGACGTGGCACGACAGCTACGCCTGGATGGGCGCACTCTCCGACGCCGCCGCCATGCGCCACATGGACATCCACATGGAGGCAGAGGAGAAGTACGCCGAGGCCTGCCTCGCCGCCTGCGGCGCCGACCGCCTCGCGCGGAAACTTCAGCTCGAGATGGCCTCCCGCCTAGCCTCGGATGCTTGCACCCCGCCTGTCCGCTGGGGCCCCTGGCTGTACTACCGACGCACGGATGAGGGCAAGCAGTACCCCGTGCTCTGCCGCCGCTCCGCTGCGCTCCACAGCGAGTTTGTCTCGTACAGTGACCCCTCCGCAGGGTTCGACTTCACGGCTGGGAAGCGCATTGAGCAGAAATTGGTGGACTACAACAAGGAGGCCGAGCGGTTCGGAG GATACTCATACGAGGAACTGTCTGAAGTGTCACCAGATCACCGGTTCATTGCATACACTATGTATGACAAAGATAAGGACTCCTTCACCTTAATGGTCAGGGATCTAGTAACAGGCACATTTTGCGACAAACCTCGTGCTGATCGGGTATCAAATATTTCATGGGCTATGGATGGGAAAGCATTGGTTTACGTTGTTACAAATGAGGATAGAAGACCATATCG gTTGTTTTGCAGCATTATTGGATCTAACCAGGACGACATTCTCATGTTGGAAGAACCCGATGAGAATATTTTTCTAAATATCAGGCATACCAAGGATTTTTGGTTCATAACTTTAAATGTCTTTTCAGACACACACTCAAGG GTGTATTTAATAAAGGCTTCCGATCCCTTGTCCCCAATGACACTGGTGTGGGAAGGGGAATCCCAAGTTCATTGCATTGTTGAACATCATCGTGGGCACCTTTATTTATTTACAGATGCTGCAAGAGAAGGTGTCCATGTTGATTCCCATTATCTAATGCAGTCTGATGTGGAGTCTCCTGGGCCAaagagttggaag GATGTTTTTCTTGAGGAACCTGGTGTTATTCTTGAAGATGTTGATTTTTGTGATACTCATATGGTGCTTACTTTGAGACAAGGCAGAGAACTCAGACTTTGTTCAGTTAATTTGACTTTACCTGAAAACATCAAA GTACCTGCTCGTCTATCAGATTTCCATCCATTTGACCTGCCTCTTCCTAATGACGTGTGCCAGATTTTATCTGGGCCGAATTATGATTATTATTCCTCAACAATGCGTTTCACAATATCATCACCTGTG ATGCCTGATGCTGTCGTTGATTACAACTTACTGAATGGGAAGTGGCAAATAGTGCAACAACAAAATATGCTTCATGAGAGAACAAAAGCACTGTATGGGACTGCTTTTGCTGCAACTATGGGGGTGCCATCTTCAGATAGAGCTGGCTTTTCAAGTGAAGATTTAGGAGATTGTGCTTGGAATGAGCTCTCTGAATACTATGCCTGTGAGTACTATGATGTTCCATCAAAGGATGGAGTTTTGGTTCCACTGACTGTAGTATATTCGCGGAAGCACAAACAAGAGGGGAATCCTGGATTACTTCATGGACATGGTGCTTATGGTGAGATTCTGGATAAACGCTGGCGCAGTGAGTTAAAGAGCCTACTGGATCGCGGTTGGGTGATTGCCTATGCTGATGTTAG GGGCGGTGGAGGTTATGGTAAGAAGTGGCACCAAGATGGTTCACGTACCAAAAAAATGAATTCTGTATATGATTTTGTTTCTTGTGGAGAGTTTCTTCTTGAAAAGGGTATCATACAAGAAAATAAGCTTGCTGGATGGGGATGTAGTGCTGGAGGACTTCTGGTGGCTTCTGCAATTAATACTCATCCAGATTTATTTCGCGCCGCTGTTTTGAAG GTCCCTTTTTTGGATGTTTGCAACACCCTTCTCCATCCTATTCTACCTCTTACAGCCATTGATTATGAAGAGTTTGGGTTTCCTGTGGACCATGAAGAGTTCCTTGCAATCAGAAAGTTTTCTCCTTATGATAACATTCAGAAGGATGCTGCTTACCCAGCTGTGTTTGTTACATCGTCATTTAATACAAG GTTTGGTGTATGGGAAGCAGCTAAATGGGTTGCAAAGGTCCGTGAATCTACTCAATATGATCCAGAGAGGCCTGTAATTCTCAATTTGACAACAGATGTTGTAGAAGAAAGCAAGTATCTGCAGACTAAGGAATTAGCATTGGAGACTGCTTTCCTGATTAGAATGGTAAACAATGTGTGA